A genomic window from Bicyclus anynana chromosome 11, ilBicAnyn1.1, whole genome shotgun sequence includes:
- the LOC112051947 gene encoding 40S ribosomal protein S24: MSEGTATIRTRKFMTNRLLARKQMVCDVLHPGKPTVSKTEIREKLAKMYKVTPDVVFVFGFKTNFGGGKSTGFGLIYDTLDLAKKFEPKHRLARHGLYEKKRPTRKQRKERKNRMKKVRGTKKSKVGAAAKK; this comes from the exons atgagTGAAGGAACAGCGACTATTCGCACTCGCAAATTCATGACCAACAG GTTGTTGGCGCGCAAGCAGATGGTCTGCGATGTGCTGCACCCGGGCAAACCCACTGTCAGCAAAACAGAGATCCGTGAGAAGCTCGCCAAGATGTACAAAGTGACACCTGACGTAGTTTTCGTGTTCGGATTCAAAACGAACTTCGGTGGTGGCAAATCGACCGGATTCGGTTTAATATACGATACCCTGGATCTAGCTAAGAAGTTCGAACCCAAACACAGGCTCGCCCGCCACGGCTTGTACGAGAAGAAGAGGCCCACGCGCAAGCAGCGCAAGGAGCGCAAGAACAGAATGAAGAAGGTGCGCGGCACCAAGAAGTCGAAGGTCGGGGCGGCCGCCAAGAAGTGA